A section of the Amycolatopsis sp. AA4 genome encodes:
- a CDS encoding MFS transporter, whose translation MTTEATSRLTAPLRNVEYRVLWAAEAISSAGDQLAKVALSILVYHRTGSALWAAVVYALTFLPALAGGLGLSFLADRYPRRAVLSVSAAAQAVLVGLMSLPGMPLPALCLLLVAVQLAASPANAAQNAITREVFTDDHLYLRSQDLRGITTNTVQLLGLAGGGVLVTAVGTSWALAIDAVSFAVASVIVRVWVRDRPAAGGEHSTWFSATRWVFGQRKLRVLIALSWLVGLAVVPEGLAAPLAQQLNAPSAAVGWLLAADPLGFVAGAYLLSKFASAAVRQRLLGVLATASLAMLALFLLRPNLVVALVLLALAGAMGAYIITVTATFSTWVPNELRGGAGGLYRTGLRVAQGIGVALGGVVAQATGSAVTAIALAGLAGVALAIPTAFSWTRVRHAVAAGA comes from the coding sequence GTGACGACCGAAGCGACCTCTCGGCTTACGGCACCGCTGCGGAATGTCGAATATCGCGTGCTCTGGGCGGCGGAGGCCATCTCGAGCGCGGGCGACCAGCTGGCGAAGGTGGCGTTGTCCATCCTCGTCTACCACCGCACCGGTTCCGCGCTCTGGGCTGCCGTCGTCTACGCGCTGACCTTCCTGCCCGCGCTCGCCGGCGGGCTCGGGCTGTCCTTCCTCGCCGACCGCTACCCGCGTCGCGCCGTGCTGAGCGTGAGCGCCGCGGCACAGGCGGTGCTGGTCGGGCTGATGAGCCTGCCCGGGATGCCGCTGCCCGCGCTGTGCCTGCTGCTCGTGGCGGTGCAGCTGGCCGCGTCACCGGCGAACGCGGCGCAGAACGCGATCACCCGCGAGGTGTTCACCGACGACCATCTGTACCTGCGCAGCCAGGACCTGCGCGGGATCACGACCAACACGGTGCAGCTGCTCGGCCTGGCCGGCGGCGGCGTGCTGGTGACGGCCGTGGGCACGTCGTGGGCGCTGGCGATCGACGCGGTGAGCTTCGCGGTGGCGTCGGTGATCGTGCGGGTGTGGGTGCGCGACCGGCCCGCCGCCGGGGGCGAGCACAGCACCTGGTTCTCCGCGACGCGCTGGGTGTTCGGGCAGCGCAAACTGCGCGTGCTGATCGCGCTGTCGTGGCTCGTGGGGCTGGCCGTCGTGCCCGAAGGGCTGGCCGCGCCGCTGGCCCAGCAGCTGAACGCGCCGTCCGCGGCGGTCGGCTGGTTGCTCGCCGCCGACCCGCTCGGCTTCGTCGCCGGGGCCTATCTGCTGTCGAAATTCGCGTCCGCCGCGGTCCGGCAGCGGCTGCTCGGCGTGCTGGCGACGGCTTCGCTCGCCATGCTCGCGCTGTTCCTGCTGCGGCCGAACCTGGTGGTCGCGCTGGTGCTGCTCGCGCTCGCCGGTGCGATGGGCGCCTACATCATCACCGTGACCGCGACATTCTCCACCTGGGTGCCGAACGAACTGCGCGGCGGAGCCGGCGGTCTCTACCGCACGGGGCTGCGCGTCGCGCAGGGCATCGGGGTGGCTCTCGGCGGGGTGGTCGCACAGGCGACCGGCTCCGCCGTCACCGCCATCGCGCTGGCCGGGCTGGCCGGCGTGGCGCTGGCGATCCCCACCGCGTTCTCGTGGACCCGGGTGCGGCACGCGGTCGCGGCCGGGGCCTGA
- a CDS encoding GGDEF domain-containing protein, whose protein sequence is MPGTDPARGEARGPGEEPPAATGFAGRLRAVFAANPVSSWDLWTKPRRMIAFLLAWDAIAAALLTFGVIASPSPDLVDWGRFAILAGCATVHIQLTRRQEERRRNRVTAVHIDLTGIWVFPAALLLPIPLTLLLIALLRVQRWFNSRRPPHKFVFTSFTHAVSALLAHHLYQTFASAELARLSPANSLQVFGILMLVGFSYAALQAIVIGGLLALGGTSAPTLRNVLGTKDDNLLELSTISLGTIATILLVNIPPAIVILVLITVLGNRLAEINQLQSEARTDPKTGIFNVRGWSESAERALARAARGGETLALLMIDLDHFKWINDTYGHPAGDDVLRTVAQTLDEITRPKDIIGRFGGEEFLILLPDVDTTAAKVTAERIRTAIADQRIVTTDKRGGSALITGRTASIGVALLGVNGTALEQLLQAADAAVYTAKEGGRNQVRFADANLPSE, encoded by the coding sequence ATGCCCGGAACCGATCCGGCGCGCGGTGAGGCCCGCGGCCCCGGGGAGGAACCGCCCGCCGCGACGGGCTTCGCGGGACGGCTGCGTGCCGTGTTCGCCGCGAACCCCGTTTCCTCGTGGGATCTCTGGACCAAACCGCGCCGGATGATCGCGTTCCTGCTCGCCTGGGACGCGATCGCGGCGGCGCTGCTGACCTTCGGCGTGATCGCGTCGCCGAGCCCGGATCTCGTGGACTGGGGCCGGTTCGCGATCCTCGCCGGCTGCGCGACGGTGCACATCCAGCTCACCCGGCGGCAGGAGGAACGGCGGCGCAACCGGGTCACCGCCGTCCACATCGACCTGACCGGCATCTGGGTGTTCCCGGCCGCGCTGCTGCTGCCGATCCCGCTGACGCTGCTGCTGATCGCGCTCCTGCGCGTCCAGCGGTGGTTCAACTCCCGGCGACCGCCGCACAAGTTCGTGTTCACCTCGTTCACGCATGCGGTGTCGGCACTGCTGGCGCACCACCTGTACCAGACTTTCGCGTCCGCCGAACTGGCCCGGCTTTCGCCCGCGAACTCGTTGCAGGTCTTCGGGATCCTGATGCTCGTCGGCTTCAGCTACGCGGCGCTGCAGGCGATCGTGATCGGCGGCCTGCTCGCGCTCGGCGGCACGTCCGCGCCCACCCTGCGCAACGTCTTGGGCACCAAGGACGACAACCTGCTGGAGCTGTCGACGATCAGCCTCGGGACCATCGCGACGATCCTGCTCGTGAACATCCCGCCGGCGATCGTGATCCTCGTGCTGATCACGGTGCTGGGCAACCGGCTGGCGGAAATCAACCAACTGCAGTCCGAAGCGCGCACTGATCCGAAGACCGGGATCTTCAACGTGCGCGGGTGGTCGGAGTCCGCGGAACGCGCGCTCGCGCGGGCCGCGCGCGGCGGGGAAACCCTGGCGCTGCTGATGATCGACCTCGACCACTTCAAGTGGATCAACGACACGTACGGCCATCCGGCGGGGGACGACGTGCTCCGCACGGTGGCGCAAACTCTCGACGAGATAACGCGTCCCAAGGACATCATCGGGCGCTTCGGCGGCGAGGAGTTCCTCATCCTGCTGCCCGATGTGGACACGACGGCGGCGAAGGTGACCGCGGAACGGATCCGTACCGCGATCGCCGATCAGCGCATCGTGACGACCGACAAACGCGGCGGTTCCGCATTGATCACCGGCCGCACCGCGTCGATCGGGGTCGCATTGCTCGGGGTGAACGGAACGGCACTGGAACAGTTGCTGCAAGCCGCCGACGCGGCCGTCTACACCGCGAAGGAAGGCGGCCGGAACCAGGTGCGCTTCGCGGACGCGAATCTGCCGTCCGAGTGA